In a single window of the Desulfovibrio sp. JC010 genome:
- a CDS encoding GAK system XXXCH domain-containing protein — MAKKSKIEKYIQPGELPTFLRKMADAIENGASEEDAYLVMIEGFKKLKINIRNEFGHTAVKVTAKPMPAEKEDITENAAPDSAEKESSDKPKYKNLKKRMKTSFKVIFKSVHAGTIPPAQVVEEFMADSQLMISYEGYGDEYYDEYMAACDSFQQACNDSDVEAAHKACDEINSITAHCHSRYK, encoded by the coding sequence ATGGCAAAGAAAAGTAAAATCGAAAAATATATCCAACCGGGAGAACTTCCGACTTTCCTGCGCAAAATGGCCGATGCCATTGAAAACGGAGCCTCGGAAGAGGATGCCTATCTGGTTATGATTGAGGGTTTTAAAAAGCTCAAAATCAACATCCGTAATGAATTCGGGCACACAGCGGTAAAGGTCACTGCCAAACCCATGCCTGCGGAAAAAGAAGACATTACTGAAAATGCAGCCCCGGATTCTGCAGAGAAAGAAAGCTCAGACAAGCCCAAATACAAAAATCTGAAAAAACGCATGAAAACTTCCTTCAAAGTCATCTTCAAATCCGTACATGCCGGAACCATCCCTCCTGCTCAGGTGGTGGAGGAATTCATGGCTGATTCACAGCTTATGATCAGCTATGAAGGCTACGGCGATGAGTACTATGATGAATACATGGCAGCATGTGACAGCTTTCAGCAGGCATGCAACGATTCAGACGTTGAAGCCGCCCACAAAGCCTGTGACGAAATCAACAGCATCACCGCACACTGCCATTCACGGTATAAATGA
- a CDS encoding DUF3800 domain-containing protein: MPQFSDYIVYVDESGDHSLTSINKDYPVFVLSFCVFHKTTYANSVVPDLINLKFKHFGHDMIILHEREIRKQKRPFNILRDREYRNTFLNELSSFVEQSDFTLISVAINKLNLVSQYTDPQNPYEMAMKYGLERIFHFLEQNNQEKLKTTFIFESRGNREDKDLELEFRRVCDGANWRQIPFPFKLKMASKKCNSCGLQLADLTARPIGQHVLNPFKRSRAFDALSPKLYSSNGSTYGWGLKIFPR, from the coding sequence ATGCCACAATTTAGTGACTATATCGTCTATGTCGATGAAAGCGGTGACCATAGCCTCACTTCAATAAATAAAGACTACCCTGTTTTCGTCCTGTCATTTTGCGTCTTTCATAAAACGACCTATGCCAATAGCGTTGTTCCCGACTTGATAAACCTGAAATTCAAACACTTTGGGCATGACATGATTATTCTCCATGAAAGAGAAATAAGAAAACAAAAACGACCATTCAACATCTTGCGAGACAGAGAGTATCGCAACACATTCCTGAACGAACTGAGTTCTTTTGTAGAACAATCAGATTTCACGCTAATCTCTGTTGCAATAAACAAACTCAACTTAGTTTCGCAATACACAGATCCACAAAATCCATATGAAATGGCAATGAAGTATGGCTTGGAACGAATTTTCCATTTTTTGGAACAGAACAATCAAGAAAAATTAAAAACGACCTTTATATTCGAGAGCAGAGGAAACAGAGAAGACAAAGACTTGGAACTTGAATTCAGGAGAGTGTGCGATGGGGCCAACTGGAGGCAAATACCATTTCCGTTTAAGCTCAAAATGGCTTCCAAAAAATGCAATTCCTGCGGTTTGCAACTAGCAGATTTAACAGCACGCCCGATAGGACAACATGTTCTGAATCCTTTTAAAAGAAGCAGGGCTTTTGATGCACTGTCCCCCAAACTATATTCTTCTAATGGAAGTACTTATGGGTGGGGATTAAAAATATTTCCCCGATAA
- a CDS encoding type II toxin-antitoxin system RelE/ParE family toxin has product MAQFTLLRKAEDDLIEIWKYIAEDDQDAATRTLRSLEKKFHLLAANTKLGPARPDIAPDLRYFVDGNYLILYREAGDGIEIVRVVHGARNLKALFENKNSI; this is encoded by the coding sequence ATGGCGCAGTTCACACTCCTACGCAAAGCTGAAGATGACCTCATTGAGATATGGAAATATATTGCTGAAGACGATCAAGACGCTGCAACACGTACACTTCGCTCACTTGAAAAGAAATTTCATCTACTTGCTGCAAATACAAAGCTAGGCCCGGCAAGGCCGGACATTGCCCCGGATTTACGTTACTTTGTGGATGGCAATTATTTGATACTGTACCGCGAAGCTGGTGATGGTATTGAGATTGTTCGTGTGGTGCATGGGGCACGGAATCTAAAGGCACTTTTTGAGAATAAAAACAGTATTTAG
- a CDS encoding GAK system ATP-grasp enzyme, with translation MKIGVIGLKGAWSSEQLAKAVTEKTGRETKIFEMQDVRLDLPSGRAMVEGEDLSTYDALIIKKIGKQYSPDLLDRLEMLRMLEGRGVKFFSSPYSILRVLDRLTCTISLQLGDIPMPPTTITEDVDHALAAVEEYGEAVFKPLYSTKARGMFVLKPGPDARRTIEEYHKEYNTMYIQKTIDLNDSDLGIVFLGGEYLTTYARCKTTDSWNTTTVNGGKYAPVDPPQEIIDLARKAQAIFNLDFTCVDVAITPDGPFIFEVSAFGGFRGLLDARGIDAAAHYVDYVIEKVKK, from the coding sequence ATGAAAATAGGTGTAATCGGCCTTAAGGGCGCATGGTCATCCGAACAACTTGCCAAAGCAGTGACCGAAAAAACCGGCCGGGAAACAAAGATTTTTGAAATGCAGGACGTGCGTCTGGACCTGCCCTCCGGGCGGGCCATGGTGGAAGGTGAAGATCTCTCCACTTACGATGCGCTGATCATAAAAAAGATAGGCAAGCAGTACTCCCCGGACCTGCTGGACCGTCTTGAAATGCTGCGCATGCTCGAAGGGCGCGGGGTAAAATTCTTCTCCTCCCCCTACTCCATCCTGCGCGTGCTGGACCGTCTGACCTGCACCATCTCCCTGCAGCTGGGCGATATCCCCATGCCCCCGACCACCATCACCGAGGACGTGGATCACGCGCTGGCCGCAGTGGAAGAATACGGCGAAGCTGTTTTCAAGCCGCTCTACAGCACCAAGGCCAGAGGCATGTTCGTACTGAAGCCCGGCCCCGATGCCCGCAGGACCATTGAGGAATACCACAAGGAGTACAACACCATGTACATCCAGAAGACCATCGACCTCAATGACTCCGATCTCGGTATCGTATTCCTCGGCGGTGAGTACCTGACCACTTACGCCCGCTGCAAGACCACCGATTCGTGGAATACCACCACAGTCAACGGTGGCAAGTACGCACCCGTTGATCCTCCGCAGGAAATCATCGACCTCGCCCGGAAAGCACAGGCCATCTTCAATCTTGACTTCACCTGTGTGGACGTGGCCATCACTCCTGACGGTCCCTTTATTTTCGAAGTATCGGCTTTCGGCGGTTTCCGCGGCCTGCTCGATGCACGCGGCATCGACGCTGCAGCCCATTACGTAGACTATGTAATTGAAAAGGTGAAAAAATAA
- a CDS encoding HD domain-containing protein yields MPNIPTPDQCEQILASHNTPEATIIHSRMVRDVARSIGRDLKWLRDRGPNLAQITAAALLHDIAKGQADHAAAGAEILRGEGYDEVADIVAAHNDLEYSGELPVTEKEIVFIADKLVKGDQMVTVIYMYDHKIEACGNDAQKAADLKRRKKAALRIKTAIEQETGKNLEELAIAEN; encoded by the coding sequence ATGCCCAACATCCCCACCCCAGACCAATGCGAACAAATCCTCGCCTCCCACAACACCCCGGAAGCGACCATAATCCACTCCCGAATGGTCCGCGACGTGGCCAGAAGCATCGGACGCGATTTGAAATGGCTGCGCGACCGGGGGCCGAACCTGGCCCAGATTACCGCAGCAGCCCTCTTACATGACATAGCCAAAGGACAGGCTGACCATGCTGCTGCCGGGGCAGAGATTTTACGCGGTGAAGGGTATGACGAGGTGGCGGATATAGTTGCCGCCCATAACGATCTTGAATATTCCGGCGAGCTTCCGGTCACTGAGAAAGAAATCGTCTTTATTGCCGACAAACTGGTCAAAGGCGACCAGATGGTCACAGTTATATATATGTATGACCACAAGATCGAAGCATGTGGGAATGACGCCCAAAAAGCAGCTGACCTGAAACGGCGCAAGAAAGCCGCCCTGCGCATCAAGACAGCTATTGAGCAGGAAACAGGCAAGAACCTCGAAGAACTGGCTATTGCCGAGAACTAA
- a CDS encoding LysR family transcriptional regulator, translating into MRMRQLRYFIAVAEELHFGKAAERLHIQQPPLSRQIQNMEEELDVQLFKRTNRKVELTDEGSYFLQEAKEMLAIMDRSRTTLQAMGDGTAGKLQISFIYLALSSSFPQIIGDFIKQYPDVDVSLYDENTYSQVNAVKEGTRHVGFVTMNLVDTKGLESMTVHKSTTCAAIPASHPLAEKDVLTLKDISALPYICSTDSYCRMRVKEMQRIFAQRDLELKIGMQYERKHTGNVFVAAGLGWTVINTDSTGTIPDGIALKPLEIELHPFEIGMIWNAERITPLVRNFIEFYRERVDE; encoded by the coding sequence ATGCGCATGCGTCAACTTCGCTACTTCATAGCCGTTGCAGAAGAACTCCATTTCGGAAAGGCTGCGGAAAGACTGCACATCCAGCAGCCGCCGCTGAGCAGACAGATTCAGAACATGGAAGAAGAACTGGATGTCCAGCTATTCAAACGCACCAACCGCAAAGTTGAACTGACCGATGAAGGCAGCTATTTCCTGCAGGAAGCCAAGGAAATGCTGGCCATCATGGACCGCTCCAGAACAACACTGCAAGCCATGGGCGACGGCACAGCGGGCAAGCTGCAAATCAGCTTTATCTATCTGGCTCTTTCCTCTTCATTTCCACAAATCATAGGCGATTTCATCAAACAATACCCGGATGTGGATGTCAGTCTCTACGACGAGAACACCTATTCTCAGGTCAACGCAGTAAAAGAAGGCACCCGCCATGTGGGCTTTGTGACCATGAATCTGGTAGATACCAAGGGCCTTGAAAGCATGACCGTGCACAAATCGACCACTTGCGCCGCCATCCCGGCAAGCCATCCCCTTGCTGAAAAAGATGTGCTGACCCTGAAAGATATCTCGGCACTGCCCTACATCTGCAGCACAGATTCATACTGCCGCATGCGTGTAAAAGAAATGCAGCGCATCTTCGCCCAACGAGACCTTGAGCTGAAAATAGGCATGCAGTACGAGCGCAAACATACCGGAAACGTCTTCGTAGCCGCCGGGCTGGGCTGGACCGTCATCAACACCGATTCCACCGGAACCATCCCCGACGGCATCGCCCTCAAGCCATTGGAGATTGAACTGCATCCCTTCGAGATCGGCATGATCTGGAATGCTGAACGCATAACCCCGCTGGTGCGCAATTTTATTGAGTTTTATCGGGAGCGGGTGGATGAGTGA
- a CDS encoding type II toxin-antitoxin system ParD family antitoxin — protein sequence MPNVEKITIALTPELSALVKESVEQGDYASTSEVIRDALRDWKHKRALRDKEIEEIRKLWKEGIESGPGRFGSIDKLIGEAKNRLEDER from the coding sequence ATGCCTAATGTCGAAAAAATCACCATAGCATTGACCCCGGAGCTTTCCGCACTGGTCAAAGAATCTGTCGAGCAGGGCGACTACGCTTCCACCAGCGAAGTCATTCGCGATGCCCTGCGGGACTGGAAGCATAAGCGCGCCCTCCGGGATAAAGAGATAGAGGAAATACGCAAGCTCTGGAAAGAGGGAATTGAAAGCGGGCCGGGGCGGTTTGGGAGTATAGATAAGTTGATTGGCGAGGCTAAGAATCGGCTTGAGGATGAACGGTAA
- a CDS encoding amphi-Trp domain-containing protein: MASEKKFVFESLQDADTIRTFLQSLVDGFESGTINLSTNGDNIELQPEGLLNFTVKAKRKAGSNKINIKIGWKDSSAEADTNNKTLNIDT, translated from the coding sequence ATGGCCAGCGAAAAAAAATTCGTATTTGAATCACTTCAGGACGCGGATACCATCCGCACTTTCCTGCAATCCCTTGTTGATGGCTTTGAGTCCGGAACAATCAATCTTTCCACCAACGGTGATAACATTGAACTCCAACCGGAAGGTCTGCTCAATTTTACTGTTAAAGCGAAAAGAAAAGCAGGAAGCAACAAAATCAATATCAAGATCGGCTGGAAAGATTCCAGCGCGGAAGCTGACACAAATAACAAAACACTCAACATTGATACCTAG
- a CDS encoding PhoU domain-containing protein, producing the protein MLTFEGLDENFKFLIIEVLNQLKATREFVNSPSRSLFRKITSREDYIDNLKTVIENKAYSRINSTLDLDPKLLNKIRAIQLSSVNLERIGDHCVNIVNQMAYLEDKSYVNRYECAEAFDIIEGAVGKITTSFTSDDMPTALEICKSENSLDSLYKDNFNRIMAEMGSGKNIPNLVTCLFIFRYLERIGDGLLNIGEAIIFSILGERIKIEQFESLQQTLSVSGYEGSFSDIDFQGIWGSRSGCRIGRVQAKDDDNTDNPPVAQGSIYKEGNLDKIKLEKQSLEQWNKRFPGMVPEIFGFHETKDENKGSMLVEFLPGCTLDTMILTSDDNDLENGLFTLEQTLRHVWTNTMKKQPIRTTFMEQLKSRQNGVLQVHPEFNRNGRQMGSAEIISSAELLDECATIEQSLPAPFTVFIHGDFNCNNVVYSAHDERVRFIDLHRSRDFDYIQDLSVFLVSGFRMPVFERPIRNKINAVVSRMYSFAEEFANEFNDETWQARLSLALARSFYTSTRFEFNYAFAKEMFNRSMFLLEKMNRYSGKWNNFILPEDILHY; encoded by the coding sequence ATGCTCACATTTGAAGGATTGGATGAAAACTTCAAATTCCTCATCATTGAGGTTTTGAATCAGCTTAAGGCCACACGGGAATTCGTTAATTCACCTTCCCGTTCCCTGTTTCGCAAGATAACTTCACGGGAAGACTATATCGATAATCTTAAAACCGTGATTGAAAACAAAGCCTATTCACGCATCAACAGCACATTGGACCTCGACCCAAAACTGCTGAACAAGATCAGGGCCATTCAGCTCTCCTCAGTGAATCTGGAACGTATCGGCGACCATTGCGTCAATATCGTCAACCAGATGGCCTACCTTGAGGACAAAAGCTATGTGAACCGTTACGAGTGCGCAGAAGCATTCGACATCATTGAAGGTGCTGTAGGAAAAATCACTACAAGCTTCACTTCTGATGATATGCCCACGGCTCTTGAAATCTGCAAATCAGAAAACAGTCTGGATTCACTTTACAAGGATAATTTCAACCGCATCATGGCTGAAATGGGGAGCGGTAAGAATATCCCCAATTTAGTAACCTGCCTGTTCATTTTCCGCTATCTGGAACGCATTGGCGACGGGTTGCTTAACATCGGTGAAGCGATCATTTTTTCCATCCTCGGCGAACGCATCAAGATTGAGCAATTCGAATCCCTGCAGCAGACCCTGAGCGTTTCCGGCTATGAGGGATCATTCTCCGACATCGACTTTCAGGGTATCTGGGGCTCCCGCTCAGGGTGCCGCATCGGCCGGGTTCAAGCCAAGGACGATGACAACACGGACAATCCCCCGGTGGCACAGGGTAGCATCTATAAGGAAGGCAACCTCGATAAAATCAAACTCGAAAAGCAAAGCCTTGAACAATGGAACAAGCGTTTTCCGGGCATGGTTCCGGAAATATTCGGTTTCCATGAGACCAAAGATGAGAACAAAGGCTCCATGCTGGTCGAATTTCTGCCCGGCTGTACCCTCGACACCATGATCCTGACCTCGGACGACAATGATCTGGAAAACGGACTGTTCACTCTTGAGCAGACTCTGCGTCATGTCTGGACCAATACCATGAAGAAACAGCCCATCCGCACCACCTTCATGGAGCAGCTTAAATCCCGCCAGAACGGAGTCTTACAGGTTCACCCGGAATTCAACCGCAACGGACGCCAGATGGGCTCTGCGGAAATCATTTCATCCGCAGAGTTGCTGGATGAATGCGCGACCATTGAACAATCGCTTCCGGCACCGTTTACTGTATTCATTCACGGCGATTTCAACTGCAACAACGTTGTTTACAGTGCCCACGACGAAAGGGTCAGGTTCATCGACCTGCACCGTTCCCGCGATTTCGACTACATTCAGGACCTTTCCGTATTCCTCGTGTCCGGTTTCCGCATGCCTGTTTTCGAACGGCCCATCAGAAACAAGATCAACGCGGTGGTCTCGCGCATGTACAGCTTCGCTGAAGAATTCGCCAATGAATTCAACGATGAAACATGGCAGGCCCGTTTGTCACTAGCCTTGGCCCGTTCCTTCTACACTTCCACCCGCTTCGAATTCAACTACGCTTTTGCCAAGGAGATGTTCAACCGCTCCATGTTCCTGCTGGAAAAAATGAACCGCTACAGCGGTAAATGGAATAACTTTATTCTGCCCGAAGACATTCTTCACTACTAA
- a CDS encoding D-serine ammonia-lyase: MQDNKINGRSMDEWIAEHRIIADLVALKEVSWFNPGTKQFAETIFNIPFGGAEVQDAADRLERFSPYIAKVFPETAAANGHIESPVQEITAMKGVLEELFGQFLPGRLLAKCDSHLPISGSIKARGGIYEVLKHAEFLAVEAGLLALDDNYVVLDSDEFRSFFGKYSIAVGSTGNLGLSIGIMGAQLGFKVSVHMSADARQWKKDMLRSKGVNVLEYESDYSLAVAEGRKEAASDSSCYFVDDENSINLFMGYAVAAERLKEQFAELGIVVDADHPLFAYLPCGVGGGPGGVAFGLKLAFQDNVHCIFAEPTHSPAMLLGLYTGLHDGVSVQDFGIDNLTAADGLAVGRPSGFVGRTMHELLDGVYTVSDENLYRYLAMMADSEDLALEPSAVAGVPGIVRVLGDKEYLALHGLAGEMDRATHLVWCTGGSMVPEEEMRGYYERGRGMC, from the coding sequence GTGCAGGACAACAAAATCAACGGCAGAAGTATGGATGAGTGGATCGCTGAACACCGGATCATCGCGGATCTGGTAGCACTTAAAGAAGTGAGTTGGTTCAATCCCGGTACAAAGCAATTTGCGGAAACTATTTTCAACATTCCGTTCGGCGGGGCTGAGGTTCAGGACGCTGCAGACAGGTTGGAAAGATTCAGCCCGTATATTGCGAAAGTTTTCCCGGAAACAGCCGCAGCGAACGGGCATATCGAATCTCCGGTTCAGGAAATTACGGCCATGAAAGGAGTGCTGGAAGAGTTGTTTGGACAATTTTTGCCCGGTAGGTTGCTCGCTAAATGCGATAGCCATTTACCAATTTCCGGTTCCATCAAAGCCCGTGGCGGGATTTACGAAGTCTTGAAACATGCTGAGTTTCTGGCCGTTGAGGCCGGATTGCTGGCACTGGATGATAATTACGTTGTTCTGGATTCAGATGAGTTTCGTTCCTTCTTCGGGAAATATTCCATTGCCGTGGGGTCTACGGGTAACCTTGGGCTTTCCATCGGCATCATGGGTGCGCAGTTGGGGTTCAAGGTCAGCGTGCATATGTCCGCAGATGCCCGGCAGTGGAAAAAAGATATGTTGCGCTCCAAGGGCGTGAATGTGTTGGAATATGAGTCGGATTACAGTCTGGCCGTGGCCGAGGGACGTAAAGAGGCTGCTTCCGACTCCAGTTGTTATTTTGTTGATGATGAAAATTCTATCAACCTTTTCATGGGTTATGCCGTAGCTGCCGAACGGCTCAAGGAACAGTTTGCTGAGCTGGGAATTGTGGTTGATGCGGATCATCCTTTGTTTGCCTATCTGCCCTGCGGTGTTGGGGGCGGTCCCGGCGGGGTGGCTTTCGGCCTGAAGCTGGCTTTTCAGGACAATGTACATTGTATTTTTGCAGAACCTACTCATTCCCCGGCTATGCTTCTGGGACTGTATACCGGATTGCATGACGGGGTCAGCGTGCAGGATTTCGGAATCGATAACCTCACTGCCGCAGACGGTCTGGCCGTAGGACGTCCTTCCGGTTTTGTGGGGCGGACCATGCATGAACTGCTGGACGGGGTTTATACGGTCAGTGATGAGAATTTATATCGCTATCTGGCCATGATGGCTGATAGCGAGGATTTGGCTCTTGAACCTTCCGCTGTGGCAGGTGTTCCCGGAATTGTCCGTGTGCTGGGGGATAAGGAATATCTTGCGTTGCATGGATTGGCTGGGGAAATGGATCGGGCTACGCATCTTGTCTGGTGTACTGGCGGGAGTATGGTGCCTGAGGAGGAGATGCGGGGGTATTATGAGCGGGGGCGGGGGATGTGCTAA
- a CDS encoding FkbM family methyltransferase has translation MRVLLSGDFNTHEFQYVKDNKNLSIDTYSLTNRTEDLPDFIRQCKKYDLLIFNITEQITTEFIKDLHELNLLSAFSNLTCRKILCSQASAQTAAPPAQKYFDTYYTTHFSNDKLLANIVLSCANSNVPFTEYCRLMESINNESLSLSMHSTTQELASITEQANNVLDYSIYQHLMVSTLFSHQAAGDLSVKLYTKLAGNIYRDNLDFFAKTHLYESNLQLLDGCYRTIGLLNCQDNFTSGEATFLQQYLGSISDPTILDIGAHNGSYSALAKKIQPSAKIYAFEPSPKTFARLRSNAKEHNFFSFEIGFSNKEGTARLYDRTDCDGSEHASLYRDVISDIHCQDSYSEEISITTVDSFAEKAGLSFIDLLKIDTEGHEYQVLQGAANMLAQNKIKAIHFEFNEMNVFSRVFMKDFYELLPDYSFYRMLPDGLIPLGPYKPATHELFAFQNIAALNNSLFQ, from the coding sequence ATGCGCGTTCTGCTAAGCGGCGATTTTAACACACACGAGTTTCAATACGTAAAGGACAACAAGAACCTAAGCATTGATACGTACTCGCTTACAAACCGCACAGAAGACCTGCCGGACTTTATCCGTCAATGCAAAAAATATGATTTATTAATATTCAATATTACAGAGCAGATCACCACTGAGTTCATAAAGGATCTCCACGAACTGAATCTGCTTTCAGCTTTCTCCAATCTGACCTGCCGTAAAATCTTATGTTCGCAGGCCTCTGCTCAGACAGCAGCTCCCCCAGCTCAAAAATATTTCGACACTTATTATACAACACATTTCAGCAACGACAAATTACTGGCTAATATAGTTCTAAGCTGCGCTAATTCCAATGTGCCATTCACAGAATATTGTCGGTTAATGGAAAGCATAAACAATGAAAGCCTTTCCCTCAGCATGCATAGCACTACTCAAGAATTGGCTTCAATCACGGAACAGGCCAATAATGTTTTGGACTACTCCATTTACCAGCACCTTATGGTAAGTACTTTGTTTTCCCACCAAGCTGCCGGAGATCTTTCCGTAAAATTATACACCAAGCTCGCTGGAAACATATATCGGGACAACTTGGATTTCTTTGCGAAGACACATCTGTATGAATCAAATTTACAATTGCTTGACGGGTGCTACAGGACCATAGGTCTTCTTAATTGTCAGGATAATTTCACTTCCGGCGAGGCGACTTTTCTGCAGCAATATCTGGGGAGCATTTCCGACCCCACGATACTAGACATCGGTGCACACAATGGATCTTATTCTGCACTAGCAAAAAAGATTCAACCCTCAGCGAAAATTTACGCATTTGAACCGTCGCCAAAGACTTTTGCAAGACTACGAAGCAATGCCAAAGAACATAACTTTTTTTCTTTTGAAATAGGCTTTTCAAACAAAGAAGGCACCGCCAGACTTTACGACAGAACTGATTGCGACGGTTCAGAACATGCTTCACTTTACCGTGATGTGATCAGCGATATTCATTGCCAAGACTCCTACTCGGAAGAAATATCTATCACCACTGTTGATTCTTTTGCAGAAAAAGCGGGCTTATCCTTTATCGACTTATTAAAAATTGACACCGAAGGACATGAATATCAGGTTTTGCAAGGAGCAGCGAACATGCTTGCGCAAAATAAAATCAAGGCAATCCATTTTGAATTTAACGAGATGAATGTCTTCAGTCGTGTTTTTATGAAAGACTTCTATGAACTGCTCCCGGATTATTCATTTTACAGAATGCTCCCGGACGGACTCATACCTCTCGGGCCGTATAAACCGGCGACACATGAACTTTTTGCATTTCAAAACATTGCGGCATTGAACAATTCATTATTTCAATAG